Below is a genomic region from Erigeron canadensis isolate Cc75 chromosome 7, C_canadensis_v1, whole genome shotgun sequence.
AGAAAATTGGTCTTGTTAGCCAAGAACCTGTTCTGTTTTCATCGAGCATTAAGGACAATATTATGTACGGGAAAAAGGGTGCAACTAACGATGAGATTAGAGTTGCAGCTGAGCTTGCAAATGCTGCTAAGTTTATAGACAAACTCCCTCAGGTTTTATCTTATCTAAAAACTTACATTTTCGTACATATATTTTAAGGGTTTCTTTTTACTaaatttttgttagttttggaACATTTAGGGACTGGACACCATAGTTGGTGAGCATGGAACACAACTTTCTGGTGGACAGAAGCAAAGAATAGCCATAGCCAGAGCGATTCTGAAAGATCCTCGAATCCTTCTTTTAGATGAAGCAACTAGTGCACTTGATGCAGAATCCGAGAGAGTTGTGCAGGAAGCGTTGGACAGAATAATGGTAAAAAGAACAACCGTCATTGTTGCACATCGTCTAAGTACAGTCAGAAATGCCGACATGATTGCAGTGATTCATCGTGGAAAGATGGTTGAAAAAGGTGCATTCATAttctatatattaattttcCAAATTTAAATGATTCAAAAGTATAACAACTAGTGCTTGATGATTGATCAGGATCACACTCTGAGCTACTCCAGGATCCAGAAGGAGCATATTCTCAACTTATAAAATTGCAAGAGATTAATTGTGAATCAGGACAACATGGCTCAGATGACCAACATATGGAACTTAGGAAATTGTCAAGTCGAAAGTCATCCAGCAGTCACCGCCACTCAATGAATGTCTCCTCTGGTGGTGTGCCTACACAAATTAGTGCCCCTTCAGGCTCATCTATGGAGACTGAAGATGGTCAAGCTTCAGAAAAACCTCCAAACGTCCCTCTTCATAGGCTCGCCTATCTCAATAAGCCAGAGGTGCCGATAATCATATTGGGTACAATAGCTGCGATTGTAAATGGCACAATCTCCCCAATTTTTGGCATACTGCTTTCTGGGATGATCAAGACCTTCTTTCAACCACCTAAGGAAATGAAAACTGACTCAAGATTCTGGGCTCTAATGTTCATAATTTTAGGAGTGGTATCATTTTTAGCTTCTCCAGGGAGATCTTACCTTTTTGCTATTGCTGGATCTAAGCTAATAAGAAGGATCAGATTGTTATGCTTTCAAAAGGTGATTAACATGGAGGTAGGTTGGTTCGATAAACCAGAAAACTCAAGTGGTGCAATTGGTGCAAGGCTGTCAACAGATGCAGCCAGTGTTCGTGGTTTGGTTGGAGACGCACTTGCTCAGCTTGTTCAAGATTTAACCTCGGCTATTACTGGTTTAATAATAGCTTTTACAGCGTGCTGGCAGTTGGCTCTTATAATTTTAGGCCTCATTCCCCTTATAAGTGCTAATGGATATGTTCAAATGCAATTCTTGAAAGGGTTCAGTGCAGATGCTAAGAAGATGTATGAGGAAGCAAGTCAGGTGGCAAATGATGCGGTTGGGAGTATAAGGACAGTGGCTTCTTTTTGTGCAGAAGATAAAGTGATGGAACTTTATAGAAGTAAATGTGAGGGTCCCAAGAGAACAGGGATTAAACAAGGTTTAATCAGCGGAATTGGTTTTGGAGTGTCGTTTTTCTTACTTTTCTGTATGTACGGAACCAGCTTTTACGCTGGTGCGCAGTTTGTTGAGGCTGGAAAGACTACATTCGCAGATGTATTCAAGGTATTCTTTGCTTTGTCAATGGCAGCCATAGGCATATCTCAGTCAAGCTCATTTGGCCCAGATATAAGCAAAGCCAAAAGTTCTGCAGCATCAGTTTTCACTATTATAGATAGAAAGTCGGAGATTGACCCAAGTGATGAATCAGGTATGACATTAGACACAGTCAAGGGTGAACTTGAGCTCCATCACATTAGCTTTAAGTATCCAACCAGACCCGAGGTAGAGATATTTCATGATCTATGCTTAACCATCCAAAGTGGCAAGACTGTGGCGTTGGTTGGTGAAAGTGGAAGTGGGAAGTCAACTGTTATCCAGCTACTGCAAAGATTTTACAATCCAGATTCGGGTTCTATCACGCTGGACGGTGTTGAGTTACAAAAGTTTCAACTCACGTGGCTCAGGATGCAAATGGGTTTGGTAAGCCAAGAGCCAGTGTTGTTCAATTACACCATCGGAGCTAACATTGCTTATGGAAAAGACGGTGATGCCACCGAGGCTGAAATAATTGCTGCTTCTGAGTTGGCCAATGCCCACAAGTTCATCAGTGGGTTACACCAGGGTTACAATACCATGGTAGGGGAAAGAGGAGTGCAAATGTCGGGTGGGCAGAAGCAAAGAATAGCAATAGCTAGAGCTATTGTCAAAAGTCCAAAGATACTGTTGCTGGATGAGGCCACAAGCGCACTGGATGCTGAGTCAGAAAGAGTGGTTCAAGATGCATTGGATCGGGTCATGGTCAACAGGACCACAGTGGTAGTTGCTCATCGATTGACAACGATCAAGAATGCAGATGTGATTGCAGTGATCAAGAATGGAATGGTTGTTGAGAAAGGAGCGCATAAAAATCTTATCAATATCAAGACTGGGTTCTATGCATCTTTAGTTGCACTTCACATGAGCTCTAACCATTAGCCATAGTCGCATCAGTGCCGTTTTTTTACGTATCTGATTTATATCAGGTAGAACATGCAACATGTATTTCAATTTCTTAATTTGTTAAATATGTATGGCTTCTTTcctattttttatataacacTGACGTTTTCTCACCGCTGTCCACATCCGTTTACctttatttatgtatgtatctgTCTGATGGAAATAGTCTTTTAGTGTTTTAGCTTGTTTCTTAAAGTATGCAtctgtttgtatgtatgtacaCATCCATATAGAACTATTAACTAGCTGTTTTAATCATCCCTTTTCCTTGCAGGCAAAAATAACTTGCCAAAGagttttttctgtttttggccCAAGTCAACCCAAGACTTTCAgcgaaaaaaacacaaacagcATCAACTTATTTCCTCGTAAGGGGAAGGGAGCCGAAGCTATCAATCCTCCCATCCCTTTTAACTATCCAACCAAATTACTCCACCCCATTtcaaccctccaaccttttttcaacctttttttagtggcaactgaaactcccaaccttttcttcacattttaataatttatcattaacattataaactttacat
It encodes:
- the LOC122607363 gene encoding ABC transporter B family member 21-like isoform X2, coding for MIVGMLGAMANGVCMPLMTILFGDLINSFGENQNNNEVVDAVTKVALKFVYLGIGCGIAAFLPILRQDVSFFDKETNTGEVVGRMSGDTVLIQDAMGEKVGKFTQLMSTFVGAFVIAFVKGWLLTLVMLSSIPPMVISGAIMSITIAKMASRGQASYGKASVVVEQSVGSIRTVASFTGEKKAVADYNKSLVNAYNSSVHEGLATGLGRGSIMLIIFCTYALAVWYGAMLIIEKGYSGGTVITIMFSMLTGSMSLGQASPCLSAFASGKAAAFKMFETINRKPKIDAYDSKGKVLSDIHGDVELKDVYFTYPTRSDEEIFSGFSLSISSGTTAALVGESGSGKSTVISLIERFYDPQAGEVLIDNINLKEFQLKWIREKIGLVSQEPVLFSSSIKDNIMYGKKGATNDEIRVAAELANAAKFIDKLPQGLDTIVGEHGTQLSGGQKQRIAIARAILKDPRILLLDEATSALDAESERVVQEALDRIMVKRTTVIVAHRLSTVRNADMIAVIHRGKMVEKGSHSELLQDPEGAYSQLIKLQEINCESGQHGSDDQHMELRKLSSRKSSSSHRHSMNVSSGGVPTQISAPSGSSMETEDGQASEKPPNVPLHRLAYLNKPEVPIIILGTIAAIVNGTISPIFGILLSGMIKTFFQPPKEMKTDSRFWALMFIILGVVSFLASPGRSYLFAIAGSKLIRRIRLLCFQKVINMEVGWFDKPENSSGAIGARLSTDAASVRGLVGDALAQLVQDLTSAITGLIIAFTACWQLALIILGLIPLISANGYVQMQFLKGFSADAKKMYEEASQVANDAVGSIRTVASFCAEDKVMELYRSKCEGPKRTGIKQGLISGIGFGVSFFLLFCMYGTSFYAGAQFVEAGKTTFADVFKVFFALSMAAIGISQSSSFGPDISKAKSSAASVFTIIDRKSEIDPSDESGMTLDTVKGELELHHISFKYPTRPEVEIFHDLCLTIQSGKTVALVGESGSGKSTVIQLLQRFYNPDSGSITLDGVELQKFQLTWLRMQMGLVSQEPVLFNYTIGANIAYGKDGDATEAEIIAASELANAHKFISGLHQGYNTMVGERGVQMSGGQKQRIAIARAIVKSPKILLLDEATSALDAESERVVQDALDRVMVNRTTVVVAHRLTTIKNADVIAVIKNGMVVEKGAHKNLINIKTGFYASLVALHMSSNH
- the LOC122607363 gene encoding ABC transporter B family member 21-like isoform X1, encoding MNMGDEEKDGESTSGGDGAQDPGLAKEKENEKTETIPFYKLFAFADSTDYILMIVGMLGAMANGVCMPLMTILFGDLINSFGENQNNNEVVDAVTKVALKFVYLGIGCGIAAFLQVTMWMITGERQAARIRNLYLKAILRQDVSFFDKETNTGEVVGRMSGDTVLIQDAMGEKVGKFTQLMSTFVGAFVIAFVKGWLLTLVMLSSIPPMVISGAIMSITIAKMASRGQASYGKASVVVEQSVGSIRTVASFTGEKKAVADYNKSLVNAYNSSVHEGLATGLGRGSIMLIIFCTYALAVWYGAMLIIEKGYSGGTVITIMFSMLTGSMSLGQASPCLSAFASGKAAAFKMFETINRKPKIDAYDSKGKVLSDIHGDVELKDVYFTYPTRSDEEIFSGFSLSISSGTTAALVGESGSGKSTVISLIERFYDPQAGEVLIDNINLKEFQLKWIREKIGLVSQEPVLFSSSIKDNIMYGKKGATNDEIRVAAELANAAKFIDKLPQGLDTIVGEHGTQLSGGQKQRIAIARAILKDPRILLLDEATSALDAESERVVQEALDRIMVKRTTVIVAHRLSTVRNADMIAVIHRGKMVEKGSHSELLQDPEGAYSQLIKLQEINCESGQHGSDDQHMELRKLSSRKSSSSHRHSMNVSSGGVPTQISAPSGSSMETEDGQASEKPPNVPLHRLAYLNKPEVPIIILGTIAAIVNGTISPIFGILLSGMIKTFFQPPKEMKTDSRFWALMFIILGVVSFLASPGRSYLFAIAGSKLIRRIRLLCFQKVINMEVGWFDKPENSSGAIGARLSTDAASVRGLVGDALAQLVQDLTSAITGLIIAFTACWQLALIILGLIPLISANGYVQMQFLKGFSADAKKMYEEASQVANDAVGSIRTVASFCAEDKVMELYRSKCEGPKRTGIKQGLISGIGFGVSFFLLFCMYGTSFYAGAQFVEAGKTTFADVFKVFFALSMAAIGISQSSSFGPDISKAKSSAASVFTIIDRKSEIDPSDESGMTLDTVKGELELHHISFKYPTRPEVEIFHDLCLTIQSGKTVALVGESGSGKSTVIQLLQRFYNPDSGSITLDGVELQKFQLTWLRMQMGLVSQEPVLFNYTIGANIAYGKDGDATEAEIIAASELANAHKFISGLHQGYNTMVGERGVQMSGGQKQRIAIARAIVKSPKILLLDEATSALDAESERVVQDALDRVMVNRTTVVVAHRLTTIKNADVIAVIKNGMVVEKGAHKNLINIKTGFYASLVALHMSSNH